A genomic window from Maridesulfovibrio sp. includes:
- a CDS encoding flagellar hook protein FlgE — protein MSVTSSLYTGISGLNVNSEATSVVSNNLANSSTVGFKGSTAVFEDLFYSSITTGSGGSQVGNGAGIATVNTDYTQGSYEDSSISTNVALNGDGYFIVIDPDTGATRYTRAGNFDFDNEGYLVDTYGNQVQGWKVEDGTASGSLTTIQLDQSQSPPKATSEVSVTMNLNSQSTDEAVTTNPYTSLFELYDGTEEPPLDDSQYSYSTTMTIYDENGSAHDLTVYMDPVDVDSDGNIIWEYVIATEASDDQRTDSSGNNLNTTSGAGLAMAGTLTFNSEGQMTSMTAFTLASNAASTDTKVASNWMLADLSDSGLPEVNLNFTGSTDGQEVAISFGMSSDDNTWTSSSIDDLGDITAATDYSDLPYFADYTLGSSATTSYSDSSSATYTISQDGYATGSLKSVSVDKNGIIIGNYSNGESIELYQLALADFPNKDGLEAEGSNLFRATTESGEAIIGTAGSAGFGKVVSNALEASNVDLASQLTELIIIQAAYQANSKVVTTADELLQTAIGLKR, from the coding sequence ATGAGTGTTACCAGTTCATTATATACCGGAATTTCAGGTCTTAACGTTAACTCCGAGGCAACCTCGGTTGTATCAAACAACCTTGCCAACTCAAGCACAGTAGGCTTCAAGGGATCAACTGCCGTTTTTGAGGATTTGTTCTATTCTTCAATTACCACCGGAAGCGGCGGGAGTCAGGTCGGTAACGGTGCCGGGATTGCTACAGTCAACACCGATTATACACAGGGGTCTTATGAAGATTCCAGCATTTCCACCAACGTAGCTCTTAATGGTGACGGATATTTTATAGTCATTGATCCGGATACAGGGGCTACCCGCTATACCCGTGCAGGTAACTTTGATTTCGACAACGAGGGCTATCTCGTGGATACCTACGGCAATCAGGTTCAGGGTTGGAAGGTCGAAGACGGCACTGCATCCGGTTCCCTCACGACAATCCAGCTGGACCAGTCCCAATCTCCGCCTAAGGCCACCTCAGAAGTCAGCGTTACCATGAACCTCAATTCCCAGAGTACGGATGAAGCTGTTACCACGAATCCCTATACATCGCTGTTTGAGCTTTATGACGGAACTGAGGAGCCTCCACTTGACGATTCCCAGTACAGTTATTCCACAACCATGACTATTTATGATGAAAACGGTTCGGCACATGATCTTACCGTCTACATGGACCCGGTTGATGTTGACTCCGACGGAAACATTATCTGGGAATATGTGATCGCAACTGAAGCTTCAGACGACCAGCGAACAGATTCAAGTGGAAATAACCTTAATACGACCAGCGGTGCAGGTTTGGCCATGGCCGGAACACTGACCTTCAATTCCGAAGGACAGATGACTTCAATGACTGCATTCACTCTGGCGAGCAACGCTGCGTCCACCGATACCAAAGTTGCATCCAACTGGATGCTCGCCGACCTCAGCGATTCCGGCCTTCCTGAAGTTAATCTCAACTTTACCGGCAGTACCGACGGTCAGGAAGTGGCCATCAGTTTCGGTATGAGCAGCGACGATAATACATGGACCAGCAGCAGTATCGACGATCTGGGCGATATAACGGCTGCTACTGATTATTCCGATCTGCCCTATTTTGCCGACTATACTCTGGGAAGCAGCGCTACCACCAGTTACAGCGACAGTTCCTCTGCTACTTATACGATTTCGCAGGACGGTTATGCTACCGGTTCTCTGAAATCTGTAAGTGTCGATAAAAACGGGATCATCATCGGAAATTATTCCAACGGCGAATCAATAGAACTTTATCAGCTCGCACTAGCCGATTTTCCTAATAAGGATGGCCTTGAGGCAGAGGGCAGCAACCTGTTCCGGGCCACGACTGAATCAGGTGAAGCCATTATCGGCACTGCCGGTTCTGCCGGATTTGGAAAAGTTGTTTCAAATGCCCTGGAAGCATCAAACGTGGATCTCGCCTCCCAGCTGACCGAGCTGATTATTATTCAGGCTGCTTATCAGGCCAACAGCAAGGTTGTGACCACTGCTGATGAACTGTTGCAGACCGCCATCGGATTGAAAAGATAA